In the Oryza glaberrima chromosome 6, OglaRS2, whole genome shotgun sequence genome, one interval contains:
- the LOC127778018 gene encoding putative E3 ubiquitin-protein ligase SINA-like 9 isoform X1, with protein sequence MAKFSLDDADDDPPVATARDKRKRDDGPADAEDEPPRARGSAVAGREPAAPGAEAEAAGRCGPAEEMADGEVEGGLSVQIDPDVLDCSICFESLRPPLYQCQNGHVACFSCWSKLSNKCHICSRDAKFARNIALEKIVESIKSSCSYAKWGCCKFINYAQRDAHEEACLFAPSMCPISNCGYRGFTGRWSGHFLTSHSSDVMRFNYSQPFEVNIEVSVPFLVFLGEDDRLFLLLNNNLTPFGHAFSVVCLRSGNLNWMFSYQIEATSRKKPENRLQLKASVTNTRQWTGIYPSEAFLLVPFDFCHSSNIVLNISIERHAVV encoded by the exons ATGGCCAAGTTCTCCctggacgacgccgacgacgaccctcccgtcgccaccgcccgcgACAAGAGGAAGCGCGACGATGGCCCTGCCGACGCCGAGGACGAACCCCCCAGGGCCCGGGGTTCGGCGGTCGCGGGCCGCGAGCCAGCGGCGcccggcgcggaggcggaggcggccgggcggTGCGGGCCGGCGGAGGAGATGGCCGACGGGGAGGTCGAGGGTGGCCTCAGCGTGCAGATCGACCCTGACGTGCTCGACTGCTCCATCTGCTTCGAGTCCCTCCGCCCTCCCCTCTACCAG TGCCAAAATGGCCATGTAGCATGCTTTTCCTGCTGGTCCAAGCTCAGCAATAAGTGTCACATTTGTTCTCGCGATGCCAAATTTGCTCGAAATATTGCATTGGAGAAGATAGTTGAGTCAATCAAGTCCTCTTGCTCATATGCAAAGTGGGGTTGCTGCAAATTTATCAACTACGCACAAAGAGATGCTCATGAAGAAGCTTGTCTTTTTGCTCCTTCGATGTGCCCAATCTCTAATTGTGGATATAGAGGATTCACTGGACGTTGGTCAGGACACTTCCTTACCAGCCATAGTTCAGATGTTATGAGGTTCAACTATAGCCAGCCTTTTGAAGTAAATATTGAGGTATCGGTGCCTTTTCTGGTTTTTCTTGGAGAGGATGACCGCCTTTTCCTTCTCCTTAACAATAACCTGACACCCTTCGGGCATGCGTTTTCAGTAGTTTGTCTTAGGAGTGGCAATCTAAATTGGATGTTCTCCTACCAAATTGAAGCAACTAGTAGAAAGAAACCTGAAAATAGACTGCAACTGAAGGCTTCTGTCACAAATACAAGGCAGTGGACAGGTATTTACCCTTCAGAAGCTTTCCTTTTGGTCCCGTTTGACTTCTGCCATTCTAGCAACATAGTACTCAATATCTCCATTGAGAGACATGCCGTTGTATGA
- the LOC127778018 gene encoding E3 ubiquitin-protein ligase SINA-like 10 isoform X4, with the protein MAKFSLDDADDDPPVATARDKRKRDDGPADAEDEPPRARGSAVAGREPAAPGAEAEAAGRCGPAEEMADGEVEGGLSVQIDPDVLDCSICFESLRPPLYQCQNGHVACFSCWSKLSNKCHICSRDAKFARNIALEKIVESIKSSCSYAKWGCCKFINYAQRDAHEEACLFAPSMCPISNCGYRGFTGRWSGHFLTSHSSDVMRFNYSQPFEVNIE; encoded by the exons ATGGCCAAGTTCTCCctggacgacgccgacgacgaccctcccgtcgccaccgcccgcgACAAGAGGAAGCGCGACGATGGCCCTGCCGACGCCGAGGACGAACCCCCCAGGGCCCGGGGTTCGGCGGTCGCGGGCCGCGAGCCAGCGGCGcccggcgcggaggcggaggcggccgggcggTGCGGGCCGGCGGAGGAGATGGCCGACGGGGAGGTCGAGGGTGGCCTCAGCGTGCAGATCGACCCTGACGTGCTCGACTGCTCCATCTGCTTCGAGTCCCTCCGCCCTCCCCTCTACCAG TGCCAAAATGGCCATGTAGCATGCTTTTCCTGCTGGTCCAAGCTCAGCAATAAGTGTCACATTTGTTCTCGCGATGCCAAATTTGCTCGAAATATTGCATTGGAGAAGATAGTTGAGTCAATCAAGTCCTCTTGCTCATATGCAAAGTGGGGTTGCTGCAAATTTATCAACTACGCACAAAGAGATGCTCATGAAGAAGCTTGTCTTTTTGCTCCTTCGATGTGCCCAATCTCTAATTGTGGATATAGAGGATTCACTGGACGTTGGTCAGGACACTTCCTTACCAGCCATAGTTCAGATGTTATGAGGTTCAACTATAGCCAGCCTTTTGAAGTAAATATTGAG TAG
- the LOC127778018 gene encoding E3 ubiquitin-protein ligase SINA-like 10 isoform X2 → MYPLTTVNGICYKPLNQTPQKPEELSQDHAEPYLPKAYLYHFQCQNGHVACFSCWSKLSNKCHICSRDAKFARNIALEKIVESIKSSCSYAKWGCCKFINYAQRDAHEEACLFAPSMCPISNCGYRGFTGRWSGHFLTSHSSDVMRFNYSQPFEVNIEVSVPFLVFLGEDDRLFLLLNNNLTPFGHAFSVVCLRSGNLNWMFSYQIEATSRKKPENRLQLKASVTNTRQWTGIYPSEAFLLVPFDFCHSSNIVLNISIERHAVV, encoded by the exons ATGTATCCGCTTACCACTGTTAATGGGATATGTTACAAACCACTGAACCAAACACCTCAGAAGCCAGAGGAGCTTTCTCAAGACCATGCTGAACCATATTTGCCCAAAG CTTATTTGTATCATTTTCAGTGCCAAAATGGCCATGTAGCATGCTTTTCCTGCTGGTCCAAGCTCAGCAATAAGTGTCACATTTGTTCTCGCGATGCCAAATTTGCTCGAAATATTGCATTGGAGAAGATAGTTGAGTCAATCAAGTCCTCTTGCTCATATGCAAAGTGGGGTTGCTGCAAATTTATCAACTACGCACAAAGAGATGCTCATGAAGAAGCTTGTCTTTTTGCTCCTTCGATGTGCCCAATCTCTAATTGTGGATATAGAGGATTCACTGGACGTTGGTCAGGACACTTCCTTACCAGCCATAGTTCAGATGTTATGAGGTTCAACTATAGCCAGCCTTTTGAAGTAAATATTGAGGTATCGGTGCCTTTTCTGGTTTTTCTTGGAGAGGATGACCGCCTTTTCCTTCTCCTTAACAATAACCTGACACCCTTCGGGCATGCGTTTTCAGTAGTTTGTCTTAGGAGTGGCAATCTAAATTGGATGTTCTCCTACCAAATTGAAGCAACTAGTAGAAAGAAACCTGAAAATAGACTGCAACTGAAGGCTTCTGTCACAAATACAAGGCAGTGGACAGGTATTTACCCTTCAGAAGCTTTCCTTTTGGTCCCGTTTGACTTCTGCCATTCTAGCAACATAGTACTCAATATCTCCATTGAGAGACATGCCGTTGTATGA
- the LOC127778018 gene encoding E3 ubiquitin-protein ligase SINA-like 10 isoform X3 has product MLNHICPKCQNGHVACFSCWSKLSNKCHICSRDAKFARNIALEKIVESIKSSCSYAKWGCCKFINYAQRDAHEEACLFAPSMCPISNCGYRGFTGRWSGHFLTSHSSDVMRFNYSQPFEVNIEVSVPFLVFLGEDDRLFLLLNNNLTPFGHAFSVVCLRSGNLNWMFSYQIEATSRKKPENRLQLKASVTNTRQWTGIYPSEAFLLVPFDFCHSSNIVLNISIERHAVV; this is encoded by the exons ATGCTGAACCATATTTGCCCAAAG TGCCAAAATGGCCATGTAGCATGCTTTTCCTGCTGGTCCAAGCTCAGCAATAAGTGTCACATTTGTTCTCGCGATGCCAAATTTGCTCGAAATATTGCATTGGAGAAGATAGTTGAGTCAATCAAGTCCTCTTGCTCATATGCAAAGTGGGGTTGCTGCAAATTTATCAACTACGCACAAAGAGATGCTCATGAAGAAGCTTGTCTTTTTGCTCCTTCGATGTGCCCAATCTCTAATTGTGGATATAGAGGATTCACTGGACGTTGGTCAGGACACTTCCTTACCAGCCATAGTTCAGATGTTATGAGGTTCAACTATAGCCAGCCTTTTGAAGTAAATATTGAGGTATCGGTGCCTTTTCTGGTTTTTCTTGGAGAGGATGACCGCCTTTTCCTTCTCCTTAACAATAACCTGACACCCTTCGGGCATGCGTTTTCAGTAGTTTGTCTTAGGAGTGGCAATCTAAATTGGATGTTCTCCTACCAAATTGAAGCAACTAGTAGAAAGAAACCTGAAAATAGACTGCAACTGAAGGCTTCTGTCACAAATACAAGGCAGTGGACAGGTATTTACCCTTCAGAAGCTTTCCTTTTGGTCCCGTTTGACTTCTGCCATTCTAGCAACATAGTACTCAATATCTCCATTGAGAGACATGCCGTTGTATGA
- the LOC127777951 gene encoding mannan endo-1,4-beta-mannosidase 6 — MTTPSHTSQRATIHHRPTPNAPPSPARGVVVVGGGGGGAMRQERRLYSLLGLLLLLAVVYLTWFPTTHDGVGGGWVKLPVPWLQPRMPFAARRGTHFVDADTGSPLYVNGWNSYWLLPARSTALAAEMLRRGRRMGLSVCRTWAFSDGGPGALQISPGRFSEAVFQVLDYVIYEARRNHIRLILCLVNNLDNLGGKAQYVQWAQAAGANVTNSTDSFYSHPTIKRYYKDYVKAILTRRNSYSGIRYSDEPAIFAWELMNEPRCVSNSSGPYLQAWIAEMAAYVKSLDTNHLVTVGTEGFYGPGIAERLGVNPGEWAASLCSDFIQNSAVEHIDFASVHAYPDSWLPRANLEEKVRYLSNWVDSHLNDSEQILKKPVLFTEVGYLQHSDANSNSTVDRDIILRIVYDKIYDSARKLQAGSGALIWQLMVEGTHMYGDNFSVVARDRPSTYSLITNQSCRLQRLYGEGDPGWQCSIPP, encoded by the exons ATGACAACGCCAAGCCACACCAGTCAGCGAGCCACCATCCACCACAGGCCCACACCCAACGctccgccttcgcccgcgcgcggcgtcgtcgtcgtcggcggcggcggcggcggagcgatgCGGCAGGAGAGGCGGCTGTACagcctcctcggcctcctcctcctcctcgccgtcgtctacCTTACCTGGTTCCCGACGACccacgacggcgtcggcgggggGTGGGTCAAGCTGCCGGTGCCGTGGCTCCAGCCGCGGATGCCCttcgcggcgcgccgcggcacCCACTTCGTCGACGCCGACACGGGGTCGCCGCTCTACGTCAACGGCTGGAACTCCTACTGGCTCCTCCCCGCGCGGTCcacggcgctcgccgccgagaTGCTGCGCCGGGGACGCCGGATGGGGCTCTCCGTCTGCCGCACCTGGGCGTTCAGCGACGGCGGCCCCGGCGCGCTCCAGATCTCCCCCGGCCGCTTCAGCGAGGCCGTCTTCCAG GTATTGGATTATGTCATATATGAAGCCCGGAGAAATCATATTAGATTGATTCTTTGCCTTGTGAACAACCTTGATAACCTTGGAGGGAAGGCTCAATATGTCCAGTGGGCACAAGCAGCTGGAGCTAATGTGACAAATTCAACTGATTCGTTTTATTCACATCCAACTATTAAGCGTTACTACAAGGATTATGTGAAG GCAATATTGACCAGAAGAAACTCTTACAGTGGAATAAGATACTCTGATGAACCTGCTATATTTGCCTGGGAACTCATGAATGAGCCTAGGTGTGTGTCCAACTCATCTGGCCCCTACCTTCAG GCTTGGATTGCAGAGATGGCTGCATATGTAAAAAGTTTGGACACTAATCATCTAGTTACAGTTGGAACTGAAGGGTTTTATGGTCCTGGAATAGCTGAAAGACTGGGTGTTAATCCTGGGGAATGGGCAGCTTCACTTTGCTCAGACTTCATACAAAACTCAGCAGTTGAACATATTGATTTTGCTTCTGTTCATGCTTATCCCGATAGCTG GTTACCAAGGGCAAACTTGGAAGAAAAAGTCAGATATCTTTCCAATTGGGTTGATTCACACCTGAATGACAGTGAACAAATCTTGAAAAAACCTGTCCTATTTACAGAAGTAGGCTACCTCCAGCATTCAGATGCAAACAGTAACAGCACAGTTGATAGAGACATTATTCTAAGAATTGTTTATGATAAAATCTATGATTCAGCAAGAAAGCTGCAGGCAGGTAGTGGTGCTCTTATCTGGCAGTTGATGGTTGAAGGAACACACATGTATGGTGATAATTTCTCCGTTGTGGCACGGGATCGTCCCTCGACTTATAGTTTGATAACCAATCAGTCATGTCGTTTGCAAAGGCTGTATGGAGAAGGAGACCCCGGGTGGCAATGCTCAATACCACCCTAA